One window of Athalia rosae chromosome 2, iyAthRosa1.1, whole genome shotgun sequence genomic DNA carries:
- the LOC105692508 gene encoding uncharacterized protein LOC105692508 isoform X5, whose product MPRCCNERKTSSPVTNNNRNNSEDISLLRTNTLERNSFSIPCQSELDDDLPIVERSHRRLRCDLSPVPTSTTVSSKLFSIKGEKGNQSRQLQQQVISGTVGVGGGGGSGGVGGGWHKESKKKAAIGNAVRGLFPSGHSRQDRYETSRQRSPGGTGGGIGLSGLCPRLVAGGGGTGSQGGVGVGVGHLAPQEAGGTCSVVTTQRHHNHNHNSNHGHRRQRKVSVISQAGSSTNTAADRKISPGVNRSSVAVCKRQTRTSRVEHSGDSISIGSSPSPKKKAPSGLHILDKSVAQNLSLNPLEQENDRSFSDAEEAITATENFSSIPGASSSTPSTPVGKVKPRKTSKDEKVEKKMSCQSSSEGTKSTDNIRKMTSESVDSLQSPRKSSVDSGEVAKTSSTPRKPSMDNTDDDRSVSNVSTVQKSLTSLTESAKILETGENCDKKSKTRRENSSDSSRTAITTKNIPTSQVESRKTSLEILEGSKSLLTARKISVDSADTIKGKRTTVDGCVSISRKISTESMENRNINVSVKKSSTEIVEIIKSSNTDSKKMTRKVSTESVDSGKTDAGEISSLEKVRNSRFVTSRVSEDADFDTKPQHQDEQVTIYDQDDNGTSMSDIVAAQAMHESLSKLGKVPPMDTETPSVIIEEVPEEIPNKEEKVTSENDNKYSEAGADEAVEGFIGPLLDENFKADEKLTQKTMAMDEIKTLLMKVKVQAVEEDEDEEKAIGISPDGRFLKFEEEIGRGSFKTVYRGLDTQTGVAVAWCELQEKKLNKTERLRFREEAEMLKGLQHPNIVRFYDYWEVTLTRRKYIVLVTELMTSGTLKTYLRRFKKINPKVVKSWCRQILKGLSFLHSRSPPIIHRDLKCDNIFITGTTGSVKIGDLGLATLKNRSFAKSVIGTPEFMAPEMYEEHYDESVDVYAFGMCMLEMATSEYPYSECTGPAQIYKRVVSGVKPQSYDKVENPEVRDIIEMCIRLKKEERPLVKDLLNHEFFADDVGLKLEMVSRETAVADSELSRVEFRLRVLDPKKRSNKHKENEAIQFDFDILSDNAEEVASEMAKSSLILEEDAKAVAKMLKSQIATLLRERDERKVKEEKERLDREAESNAVSDNLLQQQQQMQQQQLLIQQIQLQQQQIQSGIGMQMQGSIQIPSQVQIQQPLQIPLQQQQQQQQQQQQQQQQQQQQQQQQQQQQQQQQQQQQQQQQQVQLQQITQQQQNMQQHNLQPQQVQLVQQQPLLQQQTAVVQPQQAQQITAQQQNQYPQQQYQQQIQQGLQQHVQQQQYQPQQQPQQQPLQYSQHVGQSLSANSSQCSTPQSIQGQPQFPQAPQQQQPHLPQQQQIHQQQYIQLNQMNVPQQLQHQTQLQQHMPQQLQVQQQQPISQQQTMPQQQQILQQQQTPQQQVPQSQQIPQQPQITPQQQIPQQQQIPQQPQIASQQTVPQQQQIAQQQMQITQPQQQPQQIPQPQVLQQPQQQIQYSQSQIQHIQQMHQHPVGSPPVQSQQYYQPSTASNVPFSGTPIYQQNIGQQVYHSYSSSGGSAAHIEILSSGQTTQQVFSQPNLPGNTGVAPSQTYAQVVGQNPMGQSVASPKLNVQSSTTATHTQSIQSSCQASQPASLSSIQSSPALLSSSSMQQHHSQQNLLAQIQYSGNSNTIPVAVPVTPSMTIIPNSVNTMTAQQQQQVLTNMESCTTVIDRTIMKQDTMDSVQSLPCESINVVQTTSQLDQTFAVQSASSMEGIPSENSEATTAPERSRVKRSGTKRRKPGIKLTVLSVSNENQAMTVECQLDTSKQKTVTFKFDRDDMVPVDIANNLIAENLLPQSQCDTFVDLIGDIVMQLRLDPERTLPLVAHGPPDQSAGGSPVNSRRPRDRDHSLETSKQVRHGSLTRQSSHRSSYKVHRRHRSRDETSNTSTPTKLLPIDQIISHIANAPNEKPSVQTPDSQVGPESISSEASRRSSTSTQNTDTLTPTNMPSDSTDTHEYATSVATTETIMEVTQPPPEGIKGIADELQLNTSDSAQYQVTPSASSLEIKNLSTSTGEADTTQDSIDTQNEDDIPANKSMEASLADGNTLGAPPLRKISRFLVSPVIEQKSATSDIAANVLTVTSTENLGRYDISVSQQISQANSCSSTSSTEKMKTETDALGTQTNCEQVKPVDSSLNLTELESVISVHHPPIADTESMKSVNSGFSETVSYSQSQIQENGDQSLQTVHVQQSTTQIHQQVQQGIQQFQQQQQQIISQQVPSQVQHNITQIQQNIAQIHQTIGQSTMQVQQTTTLISQNQQTHQGSTSAQQNLPQMQPNVSHMPQNVLQTQQSIEQMSASQAPQGAIATHQPQYQEQNLLQQHVIIQQQQIQPIPMQQNINQHQMHPQLLQQPSQIQHQPPMQQFVPQQQPQQIQQPYVLVPSHVQQIQQTMDDRNRRVSNISTISNVSTDSQLSDVSGITEDRRMSTPIHLQPSQVQQQDAHTTNVFVPQVVADIPQQSPMGHHVVGQVQVPVLPSIEVPPKVASKPKEVSSTLPDLAQNLANILSNPKSKSTTPHNVNTSHEPNLNTTVIEHKTSLHSEQYFQPIQPEATQQVAQSLQSQVHQNQQNIQNLQNISLNLQNQQTVPQGFQNQQQMQQNIQNIVPTIHPSVHNQQNSQQQLPPIVQQNQAQYQTNQQTIQQSIQSHQQSQTNIQNVETLQQQQQPVMPHSIQNQQHNLQTPPTVQQWNIQQQTTTSISQNSISMQQQVPTIQHVHPIQTQPQVHQIPPMPQQPLQEKQNTDYPISSDQQQNNNIGSNIIATLEAEGSTLDTCTLSRRTSSDCQLPTSECDNSSHEATPEHTLTELTESGSLMQQQHSRLSQQNSLDKIADASGPQTIADLQQKLVQLTSQPSESLAIGTPPISHPATPHCHQLAGCYDTYMHSLQQKLANIGMPVTPSQSLNPECTTDSSAIPGSVDVMSPSKESVKLRSQRPGSRLQELEQELAKIHHRGPLASSSSSQPSTPPVPTGQVFPQQQTPLATVHPIPVATISPAVINPNSGTNTPVNLEQPQENAAEITSDQPVRKISRFMVSKVSGPPPADAVATTQQQTMSDQQRLQQQEDMMTRRAGRFSVTTHQMDEAHSAGIQVQVLHSREGSLPPATSATSIGALITESPGRLVDSLRVSSESLMVATQPGTKSFPSSYSSSLTSDFSSYCHNQSPISKKQYSLPTSPKTDVKIPNFQHQQQRDLHNSVQLSQNSQRHVTQYSTQSLDKQIQNIFLLKPPPGSKQHVVPRDIAVKNAHEYCTQNLLPHTQIQPQRDIPHDPLNLGAQAESLSPITNRLQDNTMQQLLHNQVQKKSPSSSQEQHHQQQIGNSEKDEKSQILTPSEEYQLLIKRQTTELENLQRRHREELEKFQQQQLQLLIQQQQQAALHQHQHHPLLYHTVATTVAGQTRPTGMEDYLMFSTAPQTPLQRVPGQSPDTEETLRLAMQKLKQTPQPSHQQAPNIPHAYVIPIPVMPSENIQNISQHSTNYTGATNVNETLETIGSTNGPTTINPTRYQFTPIIPDGANIPGCASGSLVAPTPISGSTANSGYLHYHQGPTLANFQTFGYTPHGGFFLPAGYRLIYAPTSSPQSQPATPATPHLGNSNNGTPPSEPQHCSDYNTTMQPDQ is encoded by the exons ATGCCGAGATGCTgtaatgagagaaaaacgtCGAGTCCGGTGACCAACAATAACCGCAACAACAGTGAGGATATATCACTGTTACGTACAAATACTTTGGAACGTAATAGCTTTTCGATTCCGTGCCAATCGGAGCTGGACGACGACCTACCAATCGTAGAAAGGTCTCATAGAAGACTACGGTGTGACTTGAGTCCAGTACCCACTAGCACCACCGTTAGTTCTAAACTTTTCAGCATTAAG ggtgaaaaaggaaatcaaTCAAGACAGTTGCAACAACAGGTGATAAGCGGAACCGTTGGTGTTGGTGGTGGAGGTGGTAGTGGTGGAGTTGGTGGTGGTTGGCAtaaagaaagcaaaaagaaagcAGCTATAGGCAACGCGGTGCGTGGACTGTTTCCATCTGGCCATAGCAGGCAGGACAG GTATGAGACAAGCAGGCAGCGCTCCCCAGGAGGGACCGGTGGTGGCATTGGCTTGTCCGGCTTGTGTCCAAGGCTGGTGGCGGGTGGCGGTGGTACTGGTAGCCAGGGTGgtgtgggggtgggggtgggccACCTAGCCCCCCAGGAGGCGGGAGGCACATGTAGCGTCGTGACCACGCAACGACACCACAACCACAATCACAACAGCAACCACGGACATAGGCGTCAACGAAAAGTCTCCGTCATTTCTCAAGCTGGGTCCAGTACAAATACTGCTGCCGATCGTAAG ATATCACCAGGTGTGAATCGTTCATCGGTTGCAGTTTGTAAAAGACAGACAAGGACGAGTCGTGTAGAACACAGTGGAGATTCGATATCTATAGGAAGCTCGccatcgccaaaaaaaaaggctcCGTCTGGACTTCATATCCTTGATAAATCTGTGGCACAGAATCTATCTTTGAATCCTCTTGAACAAGAGAATGATCGCAGCTTTAGCGATGCAGAAGAAGCAATTACTGCTACGGAAAATTTCTCTAGTATACCAG GTGCTAGTTCTTCTACTCCTTCCACCCCTGTTGGTAAAGTGAAACCTAGAAAAACAAGTAAAGACGAGAAGgtcgaaaagaaaatgtccTGCCAAAGTAGTAGTGAAGGGACCAAAAGTACTGACAATATTCGTAAGATGACTTCAGAAAGTGTGGATAGCTTGCAAAGTCCAAGAAAATCATCTGTGGATTCTGGTGAAGTGGCAAAAACATCTTCAACTCCGAGAAAACCATCGATGGATAATACAGACGATGATAGAagtgtttcaaatgtttcaaCTGTGCAAAAATCATTGACTAGTTTAACTGAAAGTGCCAAGATCTTGGAAACTGGTGAaaattgtgataaaaaaagtaaaacaagaCGTGAAAACAGCTCCGACAGTAGCAGGACAGCTATAACAACCAAAAATATTCCTACCAGTCAAGTTGAGAGTCGAAAAACGTCTTTAGAAATATTAGAGGGCTCAAAATCATTGTTAACCGCGCGTAAAATATCGGTTGATAGTGCAGATACaattaaaggaaaaaggaCAACAGTGGATGGTTGTGTGTCTATaagtagaaaaatatcgaCCGAATCAATGGAAAATAGAAACATTAACGTTTCCGTTAAAAAATCATCCAcggaaatagttgaaattattaaatCATCGAACACTGATagtaaaaaaatgacaagaaaagTCTCAACGGAATCTGTAGATAGTGGGAAAACTGATGCAGGGGAAATATCTAGTCTAGAAAAAGTGAGAAACTCAAGGTTTGTGACTTCTCGAGTATCAGAGGATGCTGACTTTGATACAAAGCCACAACATCAAGATGAACAAGTAACAATTTACGATCAGGATGATAATGGGACTAGTATGAGTGACATTGTTGCCGCGCAAGCCATGCACGAATCTTTATCTAAATTAGGGAAGGTTCCTCCTATGGACACGGAAACTCCCAGCGTCATCATTGAGGAAGTGCCAGAAGAAATTCCtaacaaagaagaaaaggtCACTAGCGAAAATGACAACAAGTATAGCGAGGCAGGAGCAGATGAAGCAGTTGAAGGATTTATCGGACCTTTacttgacgaaaattttaaaGCTGATGAAAAGTTGACACAGAAAACTATGGCTATGGACGAGATAAAAACTCTGCTCATGAAAGTCAAAGTACAGGCGGTTGAAGAAgatgaggatgaggaaaaGGCTATCGGCATTTCACCTgatggaagatttttgaaatttgaagaagaaattggTCGTGGAAGCTTTAAAACCGTCTATAGAGGTCTTGATACTCAGACAGGTGTCGCCGTTGCTTGGTGTGAATTACAG gagaaaaaattaaacaaaactGAACGATTGAGATTTCGGGAGGAAGCAGAAATGCTGAAAGGATTACAACATCCTAATATAGTAAGGTTTTACGATTACTGGGAAGTTACGCTTACACGTCGAAAATACATCGTACTTGTTACCGAGCTTATGACATCGGGAACTTTAAAAAC ATATCTGCGGCGGTTCAAAAAGATCAATCCAAAGGTGGTCAAGTCTTGGTGTCGTCAGATCTTGAAAGGATTGAGTTTTCTTCATTCGAGATCGCCACCGATCATTCATAGGGACTTGAAGTGTGACAACATTTTTATCACAGGGACGACGGGAAGTGTGAAAATTGGTGACTTGGGATTGGCGACTCTCAAAAACCGAAGCTTTGCTAAAAGTGTTATTGGTACTCCAGAGTTTATGGCACCTGAGATGTACGAAGAACATTATGACGAATCGGTGGATGTCTATGCCTTTGGTATGTGCATGCTAGAGATGGCTACCAGCGAGTATCCATACTCGGAATGTACTGGACCTGCGCAGATTTACAAACGCGTTGTATCG GGTGTAAAACCGCAGAGCTACGATAAAGTCGAAAATCCCGAAGTCCGTGATATAATTGAGATGTgcattcgattgaaaaaggaagaacgtCCTCTAGTCAAAGATTTGCTGAATCATGAATTTTTTGCGGATGATGTCGGTCTTAAATTAGAGATGGTATCCAGAGAGACAGCCGTTGCGGATTCGGAACTGTCACGCGTGGAGTTTCGGCTCAGAGTACTTGATCCTAAAAAGCGGAGTAATAAACACAAGGAGAATGAGGCGATTCAATTCGACTTTGATATATTAAGTGATAATGCGGAGGAAGTCGCATCGGAAATGGCTAAATCGAGCCTGATTCTTGAGGAGGATGCTAAAGCTGTCGCAAAGATGTTAAAATCACAAATCGCGACTCTGCTtagagaaagagatgaaaggaaagtcaaagaagagaaagaacgaCTCGACAGAGAAGCTGAATCAAATGCAGTGTCAGATAATTTgttacaacaacaacaacaaatgcagcaacagcagctgTTGATTCAACAGATTCAGTTGCAGCAACAACAAATTCAGTCTGGTATAGGTATGCAGATGCAAGGATCGATCCAGATTCCAAGCCAAGTACAAATTCAGCAGCCATTACAAATTCCAttacaacagcagcagcaacagcaacagcaacagcaacagcagcaacaacaacaacaacaacaacaacaacaacaacaacaacaacaacaacaacaacagcagcagcagcaacaacagcagcaacaagtACAGTTGCAACAGATAACTCAACAGCAACAAAATATGCAGCAGCATAACTTACAACCTCAACAAGTCCAGTTGGTTCAGCAGCAACCACTTTTACAACAGCAAACAGCGGTTGTTCAGCCACAGCAGGCACAGCAAATTACGGCACAGCAACAAAATCAATATCCGCAGCAGCAATATCAACAGCAAATACAGCAGGGCCTGCAACAACATGTCCAACAACAGCAATACCAGCCACAACAACAACCACAGCAGCAACCTTTACAGTACAGCCAGCATGTTGGACAAAGTCTTAGTGCAAATTCTTCGCAGTGTTCTACTCCACAAAGTATCCAAGGGCAACCTCAATTCCCTCAAgcgccgcagcagcagcagccacaCCTCCCACAGCAACAACAAATTCACCAACAACAGTATATTCAATTGAATCAAATGAACGTACCGCAACAATTACAACACCAGACACAACTACAGCAGCATATGCCTCAACAACTGCAAGTTCAACAGCAGCAGCCAATATCTCAACAACAAACGATGCCTCAACAGCAACAAATCCTTCAGCAACAGCAGACTCCTCAACAACAAGTCCCTCAATCACAGCAAATTCCTCAACAACCGCAAATTACTCCACAGCAACAAATTCCTCAGCAACAGCAAATTCCTCAGCAACCGCAGATTGCTTCGCAACAGACGGTTCCTCAACAACAGCAAATTGCGCAACAACAAATGCAGATTACTCAACCACAACAACAGCCACAACAAATCCCTCAACCGCAAGTTCTACAGCAACCACAGCAACAAATCCAGTATTCTCAGTCCCAAATTCAGCACATTCAGCAAATGCATCAACATCCTGTAGGATCTCCACCGGTTCAAAGCCAGCAATATTACCAACCAAGCACAGCATCAAATGTCCCCTTTAGTGGTACACCAATTTATCAGCAAAACATCGGGCAACAAGTGTATCATTCGTATTCATCATCTGGTGGTTCAGCAGCTCatatcgaaattttatcatccgGTCAAACAACTCAGCAAGTATTTTCTCAGCCTAATCTCCCAGGAAATACTGGCGTTGCACCGTCTCAAACTTATGCTCAGGTGGTAGGTCAAAATCCAATGGGACAATCAGTCGCATCACCTAAATTAAATGTTCAAAGTTCTACAACCGCAACGCATACACAAAGTATCCAATCTTCATGCCAAGCAAGTCAGCCCGCCTCATTATCTAGTATACAAAGTTCACCTGCACTCCTTTCTTCAAGCAGTATGCAGCAACATCATTCGCAACAGAATCTTCTTGCTCAAATACAATATTCTGGAAACTCCAATACAATTCCAGTTGCAGTTCCTGTCACCCCAAGCATGACAATTATACCAAATTCGGTTAATACAATGACGgcacagcagcaacaacaggtCTTGACAAATATGGAATCGTGTACAACGGTCATTGATAGAACAATTATGAAGCAGGATACAATGGATTCTGTACAATCTTTACCATGTGAATCTATCAACGTTGTTCAAACAACTTCTCAACTGGATCAAACTTTTGCTGTGCAAAGTGCTAGTTCTATGGAAGG AATACCTTCAGAGAATTCCGAAGCTACTACTGCGCCAGAAAGAAGCAGGGTGAAACGATCTGGAACAAAGCGACGGAAACCTGGAATAAAGTTAACAGTTTTGTCCGTCAGTAACGAGAATCAAGCCATGACTGTTGAGTGTCAATTAGATACGAGTAAACAAAAAACGGTCACATTTAAATTTGATAGAGACGACATGGTTCCCGTTGACATCGCTAACAATTTG ATAGCGGAAAATTTGTTGCCTCAGTCGCAATGCGATACGTTTGTGGACTTGATTGGCGACATAGTTATGCAACTCCGTTTGGATCCTGAAAGAACTCTGCCTCTTGTCGCACATGGACCACCAGATCAGTCGGCAGGAGGTAGTCCGGTGAATAGTCGGCGTCCTAGAGATCGTGACCACAGTCTCGAAACATCCAAg CAGGTGAGACACGGCTCGTTAACCCGTCAAAGCAGCCATCGATCATCGTACAAAGTCCATCGTAGGCACCGTTCG agaGATGAAACATCCAACACATCAACGCCAACGAAATTACTCCCTATTGACCAAATTATCTCACACATCGCAAATGCTCCTAATGAGAAACCAAGTGTTCAAACACCAGATAGTCAAGTGGGACCCGAAAGCATATCATCTGAAGCATCCAGACGATCTTCTACATCGACACAAAATACAGACACTCTAACTCCAACGAATATGCCAAGCGATTCAACCGATACACATGAATATGCGACTTCTGTAGCTACTACTGAAACTATTATGGAAGTCACTCAACCACCTCCAGAAGGAATCAAAGGCATTGCTGATGAACTACAATTAAATACGTCAGATAGTGCACAATATCAAGTCACACCATCGGCCAGCTCTTTGGAAATTAAGAATCTTAGTACATCGACTGGAGAAGCTGACACCACTCAAGATTCTATAGATACTCAAAACGAGGATGACATTCCAGCAAATAAGTCTATGGAAGCATCTTTGGCTGATGGTAACACTTTAGGCGCACCACCCTTACGTAAAATATCACGGTTTTTGGTCAGCCCTGTCATAGAGCAAAAATCAGCCACATCAGATATTGCAGCAAATGTTCTGACGGTTACTTCTACCGAGAATTTGGGACGGTATGACATTTCTGTATCTCAACAAATCAGTCAAGCTAACTCGTGTTCGAGTACTTCTAGCACAGAGAAGATGAAAACTGAGACTGATGCTTTGGGCACGCAAACAAATTGTGAACAGGTTAAACCAGTTGATAGCAGTTTAAATTTAACTGAATTAGAGTCTGTAATTTCGGTGCATCATCCACCAATAGCTGATACAGAATCTATGAAAAGTGTCAATTCTGGGTTTAGTGAAACGGTCAGCTATTCACAGTCACAGATCCAAGAAAATGGGGATCAGAGTTTGCAAACAGTTCACGTGCAGCAATCTACAACTCAAATTCACCAGCAGGTTCAACAAGGAATACAGCAATtccaacaacagcaacagcaaatCATTTCTCAACAGGTTCCATCACAAGTTCAACATAACATTACCCAAATTCAGCAAAATATTGCCCAAATACATCAAACGATCGGTCAAAGTACAATGCAAGTGCAGCAGACTACGACTTTAATTTCTCAGAATCAACAAACTCATCAGGGATCTACTTCAGCACAGCAAAATTTGCCTCAAATGCAACCTAATGTGTCCCATATGCCGCAAAATGTTCTTCAAACTCAACAGAGTATTGAACAAATGTCTGCTTCTCAGGCTCCACAGGGTGCGATTGCAACGCATCAACCGCAATATCAAGAACAGAATTTGTTACAACAACACGTTATAATACAGCAGCAACAAATTCAGCCGATTCCAATGCAGCAAAATATTAATCAACACCAAATGCATCCGCAACTTTTGCAGCAACCATCTCAAATCCAACATCAGCCGCCTATGCAACAGTTTGTTCCACAACAACAACCGCAACAAATTCAGCAACCATATGTTCTTGTGCCATCACATGTCCAACAAATTCAACAAACAATGGATGACAGAAACCGTCGAgtatcaaatatttcaacaatatcaAACGTCTCGACCGACTCCCAGTTGTCGGATGTTTCGGGAATTACAGAAGACAGAAGAATGTCAACACCGATTCATCTCCAACCTTCACAAGTACAGCAGCAAGATGCGCATACAACTAATGTGTTTGTACCTCAAGTAGTAGCTGACATTCCTCAGCAATCTCCAATGGGTCATCATGTCGTCGGACAAGTTCAAGTTCCTGTATTACCAAGCATTGAAGTACCACCGAAAGTAGCATCAAAACCTAAAGAAGTGTCATCAACACTTCCAGACTTGGCTCAAAATCTTGCTAATATACTTTCTAATCCAAAGTCTAAATCTACTACACCACATAACGTGAATACTAGTCACGAGCCAAATTTAAATACCACTGTCATAGAACATAAGACATCGCTGCATTCggaacaatattttcaacctATACAGCCAGAAGCAACGCAGCAGGTGGCTCAATCACTGCAATCTCAAGTACATCAGAATCagcaaaatattcaaaatcttCAAAATATATCGTTGAATCTTCAAAATCAACAAACTGTTCCACAGGGCTTTCAAAACCAGCAACAAATGCAACAGAACATTCAAAATATCGTTCCAACAATCCATCCAAGTGTCCATAATCAACAAAATTCACAACAGCAACTGCCACCTATTGTTCAACAAAATCAAGCGCAGTATCAAACTAATCAACAGACCATACAGCAATCTATCCAAAGTCATCAGCAGAGTCAAACTAATATACAAAACGTTGAAACAttacaacagcaacaacaaccaGTAATGCCTCATAGTATTCAAAATCAACAACATAATTTACAAACTCCGCCAACAGTACAGCAGTGGAATATTCAACAGCAAACTACAACCTCGATTTCTCAGAACTCAATAAGTATGCAACAACAAGTGCCAACTATTCAGCATGTTCATCCAATTCAAACTCAACCACAAGTTCATCAGATACCGCCGATGCCACAGCAACCTTTACAAGAAAAACAGAACACAGATTATCCAATTAGTTCAGATCAGCAACAAAACAACAATATTGGTAGCAACATCATTGCTACTTTAGAAGCAGAAGGCAGCACTTTAGATACCTGCACTTTGAGCAG ACGTACTAGTTCAGACTGTCAATTGCCGACTTCAGAGTGTGACAACTCAAGTCATGAAGCCACACCTGAACACACTCTGACTGAATTAACCGAATCAGGTTCATTGATGCAACAACAGCATTCCAGATTAAGCCAGCAGAATTCTTTAGATAAAATTGCTGACGCCAGTGGACCACAAACGATTGCCGATCTGCAACAGAAGCTAGTACAGCTAACAAGTCAACCCTCCGAATCTCTGGCCATAGGAACTCCGCCAATTAGTCATCCAGCTACGCCTCATTGTCATCAATTGGCAGGATGCTATGATACCTATATGCATAGTTTGCAACAGAAACTCGCCAATATTGGCATGCCTGTCACACCTAGTCAGTCATTA AATCCTGAGTGTACAACGGACAGCAGTGCTATTCCTGGAAGTGTAGATGTCATGTCACCAAGCAAAGAAAGCGTTAAATTACGCTCACAAAGACCAGGATCTCGGTTGCAGGAATTAGAGCAGGAATTGGCAAAGATTCATCACAGGGGCCCACTTGCATCGTCGTCATCTTCACAACCTTCAACCCCTCCGGTGCCAACAGGACAAGTTTTTCCTCAGCAACAAACTCCACTTGCCACTGTTCATCCTATTCCTGTTGCAACGATTTCACCTGCAGTCATTAATCCCAACTCCGGAACTAATACACCCGTGAACCTGGAGCAGCCTCAGGAAAATGCAGCTGAG ATTACGTCGGATCAACCGGTAAGAAAGATATCAAGATTCATGGTCTCAAAAGTTTCTGGACCACCACCTGCTGATGCAGTTGCAACGACGCAGCAACAAACGATGTCCGATCAACAACGATTACAACAACAGGAAGATATGATGACTAGAAGGGCTGGGCGTTTTAGCGTTACCACTCATCAAATGGATGAAGCTCATA gtgCAGGTATACAAGTGCAGGTGCTCCATAGCAGAGAAGGTTCGTTACCGCCCGCTACTTCGGCAACGTCGATCGGCGCATTGATAACTgag TCTCCAGGCAGATTGGTGGACTCTCTGAGGGTGAGCAGTGAAAGTTTGATGGTAGCTACGCAGCCGGGCACCAAAAGCTTTCCTTCTTCCTACTCTTCATCTCTTACCTCTGATTTTAGTTCCTATTGTCACAACCAAAGTCCAATTTCCAAAAAGCAATATAGCTTACCTACATCACCAAAAACAGATGTGAAAATTCCTAATTTTCAACATCAGCAACAACGTGACTTGCATAACTCTGTGCAGTTATCACAAAACAGCCAAAGACACGTCACTCAATATTCTACACAATCTTTAGACAAACaaatacaaaatatatttttattgaaaccCCCTCCGGGCTCGAAGCAGCATGTTGTACCACGTGATATCGCTGTTAAAAACGCGCATGAGTATTGTAcacaaaatttattacctcATACTCAAATTCAACCGCAAAGAGATATCCCGCACGATCCTTTAAACCTCGGAGCACAGGCTGAAAGTTTATCGCCCATCACGAATCGACTTCAGGATAATACGATGCAGCAACTTTTACATAATCAGGTACAGAAAAAGTCACCATCGTCATCGCAAGAGCAACATCACCAACAACAAATTGGAAAT tctgaaaaagatgaaaagagtCAGATCTTGACACCCAGCGAGGAATATCAACTTCTGATAAAAAG GCAAACGACAGAGTTAGAAAACTTGCAAAGAAGACACAGAGAGGAATTGGAGAAGttccaacaacaacaattacaacttttgattcaacagcagcaacaagcTGCTCTGCACCAGCACCAACATCATCCGTTACTGTATCACACAGTTGCTACGACAGTTGCAG GGCAAACGAGACCTACTGGAATGGAAGATTATTTAATGTTCAGTACAGCTCCTCAGACGCCGTTACAAAGAGTACCTGGTCAATCACCAGATACGGAAGAAACTCTAAGGCTAGCGatgcaaaaattgaaacaaaccCCTCAGCCATCCCATCAACAAGCCCCAAATATTCCCCATGCTTATGTAATCCCTATACCAGTCATGCcttctgaaaatattcaaaatatttcccaACACTCAACTAATTACACAGGTGCTACGAACGTTAACGAAACATTAGAAACAATCGGTTCAACAAATGGTCCGACAACAATCAATCCTACACGTTATCAATTTACGCCAATAATCCCAGATGGAGCCAATATACCTGGATGTGCAAGTGGCAGTTTGGTGGCTCCGACACCCATATCTGGTTCAACTGCCAACAGTGGTTACCTCCATTATCATCAGGGACCAACATTGGCGAACTTTCAGACGTTCGGATACACACCTCATGGTGGATTCTTCCTTCCAGCGGGTTACAGATTAATATATGCACCTACAAGTAGTCCTCAATCTCAACCCGCTACGCCTGCGACACCCCATTTGGGAAATTCAAATAACGGTACGCCACCCAGTGAACCTCAGCATTGCTCCGATTACAATACGACTATGCAACCCGACCAGTAG